TCTATAAGGAATGGTCATGGAAGACTCTAACTTCAGATTGAAATGAATAGGTTCTAAACTTTGAAAGCCCGATTTAATGGAAGGATAATCGTCGAACAAATTGAAAAGTCGAATTCCTTTATAATCGATATTATCGTAAAAAGTATCCGCGCTTGATTTATCTCCACCCGCCTGACAGCCCATCCCCAGAGCCAAACAAAGCGAGAAAAGAATGTGTGCTTTCTTTATATTCATATCTATTAGCTTATCCTAACAGTTTCTTTCCAAGTGTGGACAGCATAGCGATCGCTACATAAAGTAGGCTTATATCAGGCTTATATTTCCGGCGCATTTGAAAAAAAATAAGCGGGACTCTATAAAAAGTTTCCGGCTGATTTTGGGCTCTCTTTAAAATAACAATTGTTATCCAATATAGTTCTTTTCGATTTGAGGTCTCAATCTATCTTTTGAGACTTCGATTTTGTCCATTCGAATTAGAACTATATTACAAAAACTGAAACTACCCATCTATCCCTTATGAGATGGATTAAAAATAACAAGTGTTTTGTATAATTTATTCTAGATTTTGTTCTAACTTGTAGAAGTGCCTACAAAATTGGTCTCGCTATCGGTGACTCCAAATTGCAAAGGGAATCCTTGACAGCTTAGTCAGAGTTTTGGATTCTCCCTGCCATGCCTCCAGACGCGATGGGAAGTCATAGTTACTACAATCCAGGACTTTGGTTCCAAATCTTATGGGCAATCACCCAATTCGGGACCGCACTTGGGATCCTGATGTCTCTAGGGCAGCTTGTTATGGAGAAAAAATCAGCTCTCAACAGGCTTTTGGCCCTGATTTTCCTAATTTTAGGCCTGATCCAGGGGAGCTTCCTACTCTTAGTTTCCGGCTTATACTCAGAATTTCCCAGGCTATCTCTCATACAATTCCCGCTTATAGCATCTGTAGGCCCTATCCTATTCGGGATCCACAATGTAAGCCAAGACCGAGACTCGGATGAAATCTCTTATTTAGGGTTGGAGAAAAAGCACCTAGTTTTACCTGGCCTAGTCTGGTTTGCCTATTTCTTGGGAGTCCTAGTTCTTCCCCAAAACTGGATCTTAGAAAAGATCTCACTTTTCTTGAGGGAAACCGGTTGGAACGAGGGAGAAATCCTACTTTCTTCTCCCATTCTAATCCTGATCTTTTATATTTTTCTGATCTTAAAAGGAAGTTCCGACCTACTTCGGTGGGAAGTTCTACAGGAAGAATGGACCGCGAGGATACTCGCATTCATGGTAATTTCCACATTCGTGAACCTTGGGTTCGGTGCGATTTATCTTTCCAGCAAGTCTCCAGTCTTCCTTCTCGCCTGCTCCGCTATGATGGGAGTCAGCCTTTGTCTTGCCTACTTGATCGGACACAAACGGCCTGCATTCTTCCAAGTACTCCAAGAAGTAAGTCAGGCTACCCGGCAAAAATACGCACGCTCCCTACTTTCCGGTGTGAACAGACATGCGCTCAAAGACAGCCTCACACAGCTTATGGAAAAGGAAAAATTATATAGGGATGAAAAATTAGGCCTGGCAGATCTCGCAGACGAACTTGCACTTTCCACTCACCAAGTCTCGGAACTGATCAACCAAGAACTGGGAAAAAACTTCTCTGCGTTTGTGAATGACTATAGGATCAAAGAAGCATGCGAACTTCTACAAAAAGAACCGGATAGATCCATTCTGGACATAGCATTCGAAGTCGGATTCGCCACCAAGTCATCATTCCATAGAGCTTTCCAAAAACATACGGGTAAAACCCCTTCTGAATTCAGAGGAAGTTAATTCATTTGGGACCAAACTAAACAGCTTTTACGATTCGAATCGGTAAAAATTTATAGATTGAGACCGGATCCGCAGTTGCATTCGATCAATTGAGACGACTCTTTTCAAAAATTTTCGTAAGATATGGACAACCGAAAACAAATACGGAGGAAACCGATGATCGCCATTGCTGAAAGAGCGACCGCTCAGGTTCCAACCAAACTTTATACTAGATTGTCCCAAAAAGAAAAAAGTAAGAAGATCATGAAATGGATCCGATTCAGGGACAGAAAACTACGTGGTAAATTTGAATTTTTAAAACACCAAGACGAGTTAGGTCTTACGATCACTTTAGGTTCCGCCGCGGGTATGATACTATTCGCAGGACTTTATATCGTAGGGGTCATTCCTGCTTGGGTATGTATTGTTGCAAACGGAGTGCTTGCCTCCATTCTTCATGAGGTAGAACACGACTTAATCCATAATTTATATTATAAGGATAATCTAAAGATCCAGAACTTCATGTTTTGGATGGTTTGGATCTTTAGGGGGAATACCGTAAGTCCTTGGTACAGAAGAATGATCCATACTCTTCATCATAAAGTATCCGGTCATAAAGAAGATATTGAAGAACGTCTCATCGGGAACGGAATGAAATTCGGAATAAAACGTTTTATCACTATGATGGACGGGAATATGTCCTTCTTATTCCAATCACATATTTTGCGCAGAGAGGCTCCCAAATTCAAGAGAAGTGAGATCACTCGCTCCAGTTGGCCGTACCTCGTAATCTATTTTCACCTTTGGTACAATTTCCTATTCATTAATCTTTTCTATATCGGAAATGAATTATTGGGAAAACCTGTAGAAATTCCTGCTTGGTTGGACACTGTCCGCCATTTCTTGAATATTTCGGCGGTAGTTTATACGATCCCGAATTGGATCAGACAGACAAGCATCCAAATTGTTTCTTCTAATATGCATTATTATGGGGATGTAAAAGGACTGCATGATCAAACTCAAGTTTTGAATCGTTGGTTCTTATTTCCTCTTCATTTATTTTGCTTTAATTTTGGAAGTACTCACGGAATACACCACTTTGTAGTGAACCAACCTTTTTATCTCAGACAAGCGGTGGCACCTTTCGTTCACCCTGCGATGAAACGTTACGGTATCAGATTTAACGATTTCGGAAGTATTTTCAGGGCGAATCGTTTGGGTAAAGAACAAGTCTTAGCGGCTTAAATATAGACTCTACTTTGGTATTGGATTCGGGTGAAGATCCGAATCCTTCTTTTTTTTAGATTATTACAAATTATAGAAATCATTTATGGAGCAAAAGTAATTCCTTTCCGTTCCGAATAGGCATCCGAAATTAGTCCTGCCAGATGCAGGAAAACAGACTTAGGACCTATCTTGAATTCCAAGTTTCCCAAATTTTAATCAGCGGAAACGTACTATTTGCTCAGGTTCTTTCCTATTCCCCTTCCTTAATCACTTGGGGAAGGACATTATTCGCAGCAAGTCTATTGGGTTTCGTTCTTTGGTTTAGAAAAAGACCGTTCTTCTTCCCCACCAAAAAAGAAAATTGGATCTCCTTTTCATTAGGGGTCTTACTCGCATTTCATTGGGTAACTTTTTTTGCATCTGCCCAAGAAGCGACTATCGCGGTCGCGGTGCTTACATTATTCACTCATCCTGTTTGGACAGTTTTACTAGAACCTTTATTTTTTCCTTCTAAGATCAGAAGTTTGGATCTTGCTCTCGCAGTCCTCGTTCTATTCGGAATGTGGATACTCGTACCAAGTTTTGATCTAGAAAACAAATATCTTTTAGGCGTTGGACTTGGACTTGCTTCTTCCTGGGCGATGGCGTTTCGGAATATTCTCACTAAAAAGTATCTTTCCGGACATGGATCCACACAAGTCATGTTCCACCAAACCGCTGTTACTTGTTTTGTCTTAAGTCCTGTCTTACTTTTCGAAGATCTATTCGTCGGTCCTAAGGATTGGGGATTAGTGGTATTATTAGGAGTATTTTTCACGGCCGTTGGACATACATTCTATATCAAGTCCGTGTTTAGGATGAAGGTCAAAACCGCAGGATTATTATCCACGGTGCAACCCGTATATTCCGCTATCCTTGCTTGGGCAATCTTGCAAGAAGTTCCTAGAAAGGAAGAATTCATCGGAGGAGCAATGATCCTATTCGCTGCGGCCTTCGAATCATTTAGATTCAGAAAAAAGACGGAATAAAAAATGCTTTCTCTCGTAGACGGATCGGCCCCCTTCTTTTTAGAATCCAAAGAAAAACACCAAAATTGGTCCAAGGCACCTTTGGCGCATTTGGAGAAGTTTTCTCTACCTTCCAAGAAAAAACATAAACGTGTAAGAGAATCCTTTTCTAGATATACTAAAAGAATTTCCAAATTAGGATTTAATGCGATCAGCCTGGATGAACTCTGTTACCTTTCCGAAAGAGATTTTTATCCGGAAGATCTAAAACGTAAGATATCTTCTTATCGCAAAAAGTATAAAAAACTATTTAAGATCGCTTCCTCCCAAGACCTGAAGGTATTCATTACCAGCGATTTTTTCTCCGTTAATGATCCCATTTTGGAATATACGGATGGAAACCTGGATAAGATCACTCAACTTTTCAAAAAATCCTTAGAAGATCTGTTTTCCAGCTTTTCGGAAATTTCCGGAATAGTTTTGCGTATAGGAGAATCGGACGGAGTGGATGTAACCGGGGATTTTAGGAGCAAACTTCTTCTTAAAACCCCAAAGCAGGCAAACTCATTCTTAAAAGAGATCCTACCAATTTTTGAAAAACATAATAAAACGTTAATATTCAGGACTTGGACACTAGGAGCCTATGATATCGGAGATTTGATCTGGAATCCTAATACATATCGTAAGGTGTTTCAAAACATACAAAGTAAATCTCTGGTCATTTCTTTAAAATACGGAGAAGGTGATTTTTTCAGATATCTTCCGATCAATCCGTTATTCTTCGAAGATGATAAGCCAAAACTTCTAGAATTGCAAGCCAGAAGGGAATACGAGGGTTTCGGGGAATATCCTAGCTTTGTAGGCTGGATGTATGAAAGATACAGATCTGAACTTTTAGGAAAGGCGAATATTGCCGGGATCAGCGTCTGGACCCAAACAGGAGGCTGGTCATCTTTTAAAAATATCACATTTTTAAAACGTTCTTCTTATTGGAACGAACTGAATACATTCGTTTCCGTTCAATTATTCACAAGACCGGAAAGAAGTTTGGAAGAGATCCTTCTGAAATTCTACGGAAAAAAGAATGCGGATCTATTTTTGGAATTTTTAGAATTAAGCGAAGAATTGATCCTAAATCTTTTGTACGATCCCGGATTTGCTACACAAAATTTCTATCTGCATCGTGTTCGTATCCCACCTATTCTTCATATTACCTGGGACAAGATCACAGTTTCGGATCCTTTCCGATTCTTATATTCGATCTTAAATCCGGATCCGAAAAGATCCTTACAATTAGGAGAAGAAGCTTTCTCCAAACTCTCTCGTATGAAAAAGATTTCTGAAAAACTGGATCTTCCTTACGATTCTCAATTCCAGAAAAAAACGTTTAAGCTCATCCTAAATGCAAGAAAATTATTGTACTCCGAAAATCCCGCTTTGTTAGCCGAATCCAAAAGACTCGCAAAAGAATATCATAAGAAATACCCCAAAACTTTCCGCTTCCAATTCCAGGCATCCAAGTCTGAACCGTCTCGGTTCCTAGGATTTATCCTGAAATTATTTTTAAGGAACAGAAGTCGCTACAGGCTTAGAGACAAAATCTTATTTCATCCTATTTTGCGTAAGATCTACTATTTGGTATTTTTAGGGATCAAAAACAAACTCCCGGACTTTATCAACCGCCAGGGGATGCCTGTCCGAGAATTATTACAATGAAATCGGATTGACGAATCTAAGTTTAGGGTCGAAAATTTTACCATGGCTCGAATTTTCACAGTTACCTGTTCCATTTTCGCATTTTTCATAATATTCAACTGTTCTTCTACGGAAACAAAGGATTCTTCCGGATCTTCCAATAATGCCAGCGCAAGCTCATCCGGATCGGAAGGCGCAAACTCCTCTTCCAACAGATCTTTTAATCCCGACCAGGAAACGGAAGACGGTCGTTGTGAATCCGGAAACTGTGAAAATGGCACCGGCACCTATGTATATTCCACAGGAGACATCTATACGGGTGGATTCAGCAGCGGAATGAGAGAAGGTAAAGGCAAATTCGTCTACAAGAACGGAGACAAATTCGAAGGAATTTACGTGAACGACCTGAAAGAAGGAGACGGAATGTATTTCTGGTCGAACGGAACCGTGATCCGGGGAAATTTTGCAAAAGGGATCATTAAAGGTTCAGGAAAAGTTACGTTTACGGACGGAAGTGTTTTAGTGACCGAATTCACAGACTCCAGCAATTCGAATCCGGGACCGTATAGAAAGAAAGACGGAACGGAAACGGAATGTTATCTGCAAAATAAGGTTTTAGTATGTGTAAAACAAGAACCAGGGGCCGAACCTAAAACCGAACAATAGACTCAATCACCGGACCGGGACTTACGCGGTCGCGGCATTTTACATTTTAGATTATCCTAATATTCTCTTCTCAAAAAACTGTCACTCTCATTCGTCCGAATGAGAGTGATTTCCCATATTATTCCATTCTTTTGCCTGGCTCGGATCCACTCTCACCAAAGTATGAGTGATCTGGAACGGATCACTTGCCCAATTGGGCATAGTACGGATCTCAACAATTCTATACCAAATAGCGCCCGGTGCCACTTGGAATAAATGATTCACACAAAGGCATTTGAATTTAAAACCGAAACCGAATTCAGGCGGATTGACTGAATGAGGAGCCGCAAAGAAGTATAACTTGTCCTTTGTTTCGTTCTTATATACCAGAGCAAACTTGCGGGTTTCACCCGGACCCAAAACTAATTTTGAATCTTCTATCAAACTGGAAACAGGAGCCAGATCCAGATCCGAAACTGTATTCGTATCCCAAAGCTGAACCGGCCTCTGAGAAGCCAGTTCATAAATTTTCATTTCTCCCGGAAAACCTTTATAGATCCAATCTATACGAACAGGAACTCCTCCCTTTTTTCCGGATAGATTCAGAGAAAAAGAAGGATCCGAATTTTTTTCCTTTTCACAAGAAAGCGAAAGAGAGCTCAAAATGAAAAGGATCAGGTAAACTTTTCTGAACAAAGAGTTATTCCTGGACCAATTCCAAAGTAGCAAACTGGAAAACTTTTCCAGGGTTTTCGTTCTTTATAAAAAGTTTGTTTCCGGATTTACGAAGAAGTATCTGTTCTTGGAAAATTTTCTCTCCGTTCTCCCCGTCCTGGCTATTATTGCAGTCCCTTCCGCAACCGTTACAGTCGCCGCCGTAATAATCCTCGTTATACTCTCTTTGACTCATTTTTCGAACAAGACCGAATATACGGAGTTTTAAACCGTCAGGTTTGGCTTCTTTCACTTCATAATTTCCTAATGCATAGAAACTTTTAATGATCTGCTCCGATCCGTCTACCTCGGTGGTATTCCCTTCGAAGAAAAGACTTCCGTCGGATCTCAATCTCAAAGTCCAGTTAGAAGAGATAAGTCCGGATTCCGGAGCTTGTTCTTCCCCTGTGGTTCCTTCTGGATTGGTTTCGGTAGTTTGTGCCGACTGTTCCACATTCGTATTGGAAGAAGTAGGAATATCTCCGGTATATTCTCCTCCCACATAACTCCAGTTCAGGACATTGTCTACATTAGCCGCAGTGAATTGGAAAAAATTATTCTTTGCGATCTTCTTAACTTGCTCCATCGGATTCGGCAAGATCCAATCGTCTCCGTCTGAAAAACGAATCTCACTAATGACGAGTCCTTTATAATCTTTTCCGGTGTAGATGGAATCCACTTTGAGTTTTAATTTTTTGCCTTCGAAAGTTTTGGAGAATTGGATGGTTTGAGGACCCATGATATCCCCCACTTCTATCTTTTCCTCGAAGCCGTTATCACCTGTCAGAGTTGCTGTTTTTAATCTTCCGTTCGTTTGGCAATGCCTGTCGGATCTCTGGTAGCCGTTCCAAATCTTGATGGATTTTATTTTTTGAGTTTCCTTAAAGTCGAAATCTAAAGTCACACCCGGACCTTTTTTGTCGGAAGCCCAAGCATATTCATATCTAGAATCGAATAAGTTCATCACATCGTAAGAAAGATTCGGCTTAGCGGTTTCGGACGCGGTCACGGAAGCTTCTACGACCTTTGGTCCCTTCCATTTCATTTTGGAGCCTTTGTCGTCGTAAAAGTTCACCTTTTGAACGCATAAATTCGCGTTCCTATGAAAGTTAAAAGTGACCGAACGAGTGCTCTTGGGTGCGTCAAAAGAAACCACAGCAGTGGAACCGGTGGAAAGGTCCTGACTATATTCATCAAAATTAATATAGGCAGTGATGGGATCCGAAAAGTCGCCGTTACAGGATTCTACCTCTATCTTGGATAATAAGAACGTTTCGTCCGGATAAAAATGAAGTTTAACGAATTTGGCTCCCTCTTCCGGCCTCCATTTTTTGCCATCAAGGATCTCGAATGGAAGCCCGCTATCCATAGAAGTGGCCGTGATCATGGAAACAGGCAATTTTTTACCGCAGTGAAAAAAGAACAATGCTCCTAATAATAGAGTCGAATATTTGGCGAACATAAGAATGCCTCCGAGAAATTGCAGAAATCAGAAATATATTTCTGAAACCTGGGGAAAACGAAAAAATAGGCTCCAATTTGTTTTTTATTCCCCAACTGGAGATTTCCGGGATATTTGGGTCGTCTGAAAATATGATTGGCGAAACCGATCATGTCGCTCAATATCAACTAAGGGGAAAAGATGTCGATTCCGAGCAGATATTCTATAGCTATCCATATTCTTTCCCTGGTGGACCGGGATGGAGAAGAAGCAAGCTCTTCTCAAATTATGGCGGATAGTATTGGGACTAACCCGGTAGTAGTCCGAAACATTCTGGGAAAATTAAAAAAGGCGGGCCTTGTGGTTTCTAAACAAGGTGTAGCTGGGGCTAAACTTGCCAAATCCCCCGAGGAAATCCAACTTTTACAGATCTATAAGGCAGTGGAAACGGAGGCTCCTCTATTCTCTATCCATGACAAGCCGAACCCGAAATGCCCTGTGGGTAAAAAGATACAAACCACTTTGACCGGAATTTTCCAAGAGGCTCAATCGGCTCTCGAAGCGAAACTAGCCGAATTCCATCTTTCCGACGTGCTCTTCCAATTGGATTCCGAGAAGAAAAAGCGGGCGTAAAGTCCTTGCCTCAAAATAAAGGGTTCCTAATATCCTTTTCGTCGCTCATATCAATTCGCAAAACAATTGGAGAGAAGGATGAAAAAAATATTCAAACGGGTTTCGATCGGCCTAGGTGCAGTGCTTATCGCCTATTTGGGGGTCTATTACGCCACATTTCCCAAATACGAATTCCATCCAAAAGCGGACTTAACTCAAAGTTTCGATTCGTTTTATAAAACTAAATTAGAAGAAACTAAATCTCTTCATGGTAGACCAGGCTCGGAAGAAAGACTGATCCGATATTCTCCGGGTAAAACGGAATATGCAATTCTTTACATACATGGTTTCGGTGCTTCCCGCGCAGAAGGAGAAGAGACCGTCGATAAAATTTCGGCCTCTCTCAAAGCGAATACCTATTATCTAAGACTTCCAGGCCACGGAACAAACAACGAGGATCACAGAGACACACCGTTTACGGAATATCTCAGGGTGGCGGAGGAAAGTCTATTGATGATGGATAAATTAGGAAATCAAACTATACTAATGGGAACTAGTATGGGCGGCCTGATCTCCGTTTATCTTGCGGGAAAGTATCCGGATAAGATCAAAGACCTCGTATTATTCTCCCCATTTTTCGATTTTGCAGTTCCTTTGGCAAAAATATTCTTTTATCCGGGCGGAATGACTTTCGGCGAAACGATCCAAGGAAAGATCAGAAAGTCCCCTCCAAAAACTGCCGACGACGGTATGGGTGAACATTATTACGAGTATTGGTACAAGGATCAGTATTTATCCGCTATCCAACACGTAAGCAATGCGACTAAGTTCGTTCTTAGCCAACACAGTCTGGAAAAGATCAAAGTCCCTACTCTATTAGTATATTATTATAAAGATAAGGAACACCAGGACAAAACGGCCAGCGTGACTACAATGCTGAAATGTTTCGATAAGATCGGAGGAGATAATCCTAACCCTCTTAATACAAAAGTCCAGATAGAAGAAGGAAGCCATGTTCTAACTTCTAAACATGTATTCTCGGATAAAGTTAAGGTCCAAAAGGAAGTTTTGGACTTCTTACATAAAACCGGAGTAAAATAAAATGATCGCCTTCTTCCTTTCAAAGGGAAGAAGGCCTCCTCTCCGATCCCCATTCCATAGCGGATCTTAAAATTTCTTCCGCAAGTAAAGCGAGTCCCGGTCCCGATTTTTTTCGATAACAAAGATAAAACTTTCGTTCCGTATTCCATTCGTCGAATTTTATTTTTTTGAGCTTCGGGCCTATGGAATATTCGGATAAAAAACCGATCCCTAATCCAGCTTCTAAAGACTTGATAACCGACTCCACACTCCTAAGCTCCATTGCTATCTTAGGGCCGAACTCTTTTGAGAAAGATTTAATCCTCTTCTCCACTGCTTTTCTTAGAGCGGACCCCGGATGGAATAGTACGAAGGATTGTTTTTTCAGATCCTCTATTCGTATTTTCTTTTTTAGAAAAATAGGATGGTCTTTTGCTGCCACTGGAAAGATCCGATCCGAAAGAAATTCCAGAACGTTCAAACTTGACTCGTAGATTGGACCGGTCAAGATCCCTAGGTCCACTTCTCCCTTTAAAACCGCGTCCCTTGTTTCCCCTGCGTCTCCTTCTCTTACCGAAAGAGAGAGTCCCGGTCTTTTTTTCAGGATCTCTTTTAAGATCTGAGGCAGAATCCAAGCGGAAACAGTTCCGCCGGCGGAGATGGAATAATTTCCTTTTAGTTCATTCTCCTTGGAAAAACCGTCCTGTATCTCTTCCCATAATTCTTTCATCCTTATGGAATACTGGTAAAATCTTTCTCCTTCGTGAGTGAGCCTAACAGATCTTCCCCCTCTCTCCAGAACGCTCACCCCTAATTCCTTTTCTAAAAGATAGATCTGTCTAGAAAGCGCAGGCTGGGTTAAACCTAATCTAGAAGCTGCTTTTTGGAAGGTCCCGGATTCCGAAATTTCCAGAAAATAAACGATCTGTCTGAATTCCATATATACATATAACTTTTAGTTATATATTTTATAAAATCAATTTATTTGCATTATATTAGTAAATTTGATACCTTCTTTATCGAGAGGGAAATATGGGACAAACTCTATACGACAAAATTTGGGAAAGTCATCGGATCTCCGAAAATTCCGATTCGGAATCCATTTTATATGTGGATCGTCATATTCTTCACGAAGTGACTTCGGCCCAAGCGTTCGAAGGCTTAAGGAATAAGAATAGAAGCGTAAGAAGGACAGATCTAACGTTCGGAGTGGTGGACCATAATGTTTCCACGAGAGATCGTAAGAACAGAGATGCTGCAGGTCCCGTCTCCAGATTGCAGATAGACACTATGGAAAAAAACTGCAAAGACTTCGGCATCCGCTTATTTGGTCCGGAAGATCCCGATCAAGGAATAGTGCATGTATTGGGTCCTGAGTTGGGATTTACAGTCCCCGGTTCGATTATCGTATGCGGCGATTCTCATACTGCAACTCATGGGGCGTTCGGTGCATTGGCTTTCGGGATCGGGACTAGCGAAGTAGAGCATGTGCTTGCGACCCAAACTTTAAAGCAGGCCAAAACAAAATCCATGCTAGTACGTTTTATCGGCAAACCGGGTTTCGGGATCACTGCCAAAGACGTCATCTTAGAACTGATCTCTAAAATAGGGACCTCTGGTGGAAGAGGATTCACCATGGAATATAAAGGAGAATGGATCGAATCCCTTTCCATGGAAGGAAGAATGACTATTTGTAATATGAGTATAGAGGCGGGAGCAAGAGCAAGTTTGATCGCGCCTGATCGGATCACATTCGACTATTTGAAAGATAGAAGGCTGATCCCCAAAGGAAAAAGTTTCGATCAAGCGGTGGAATATTGGAAAACATTCTTCACTGATAAGGACGCCGTATATGATAAGCTTATCGAATTAGATATTTCTAAAATAGAACCTCAGGTTACTTGGGGAACAAATCCTTCACAATCGTTGTCTGTTGAAGATGTTATTCCAAACCCGGAAGAATTCGAAGATATGCGAGCTAAAGAAACCGCTTGGAATGCATTAGAATACATGGGTCTAAAACCTGGAACACGGATCTCCGAGATCAAAATTGATAAGGTATTCATAGGTTCCTGTACAAATTCCAGAATAGAAGACTTGAGATCCGCAGCAGAAGTCGCCAAAGGTAAAAAGGTCCACCCAGGAGTGCAAGCGTTAGTAGTACCAGGTTCCGGTTCCGTAAAACGTCAGGCGGAGTCCGAGGGTCTGGATAAAATTTTTAAAGAAGCTGGATTCGAATGGAGAGAACCGGGTTGCTCTCTTTGTCTCGCGATGAACGACGATGTGTTAAAACCGGGAGAAAGATGTGCCTCCACTTCTAATCGCAACTTTGAAGGAAGACAAGGAAGAGGAGGAAGAACTCATTTAGTCAGTCCCTCCATGGCAGCGGCGGCAGCAGTGACCGGAAAATTTTCAGACGTGAGGAAATTGGCATGAACTCTAAAATTTGGACGATACATACGGGAATTCCAGTCTCTATCCCAAGAGAGGATATTGATACGGACCAAATCCTTCCCAAACAATTCATGAAACTGATCGATAAGAAAGGTTTTGGAAAACATCTATTTCATGATTGGAGATATTCCGACTTGGAAGGAAACATTCCAAATCCTGAATTCATTTTAAATCGGGACGGATTTAAAGATTCAAGTGTTCTTATAGCTGGAAAAAATTTCGGCTGCGGATCCAGTAGAGAACATGCACCTTGGGCGCTTTCCGATTTTGGTTTCCGAGCGATTTTAGCCCCGTCTTTTGCGGATATATTCTCCATCAACTCGGCAAAGAACGGAATCGCGTTAGTTCGTTTGAGAGAAGAAGAGATCTCTTATCTAAACGAATGGGTTTCTAAAAATCCTGGGTATTCCATTCGGATCGATCTGGAAAATTTAGAAGTACAGGCGGGAGAGAAAAAGTTCTACTTTCATTTAGATCCCGCATCCATAAATCGGATACGAAACGGTTGGGACGATATTGATATTACCTTGAAAAATGCAAAAGAGATCCTGGATTTCGAACAAAAACGTAAAGCAGAAATGCCGTTTTTGGTAGTCTCTTGGGAAACTTCTCCTTAAAATTTTTGCGACGGTGCTCTGCACAATTGATCTGAAAAAACCTTTTATTAGCTGGAAAAGAATTCGGGGAAAATTAATATGTTCGTCATTCTTTCGCTTCTAAAGGAACCTAGAGTGAGTTTAACAGAGTCCATTCATGATAAGATCACATCGCCTATAGTTAAAATCCCGGATTCAGCCTTGAAAACCGGGATCTACGACTTAACAAAGGAAGAATTAGGTCGTAGGATTGAGCTAAGAGAGGGAGTGAGTTTAAGATATGTCACTCCTCCCAATAGGAGAAGATGGCTTTTAGATCGGATCTTACTCGGCTCCGATCTTACTTTTCTGTACGGATACTTCCGACAGATCATAATCGCAAGACAGAATGCTTTGAAAGGAAAGTTTTTCGATCCTCGTTGGATCGAATTATCGGGCGGTATCTTGGATTTGATCGAAGGTTGTGAGGGAAAATTCCAAATTGAAAATTTGGAAAATGTTGTCTCTCCTAAAGGACCAGTGGTTTTTGCAGGAAACCATATGAGTGTCCTCGAAACTTTCGTTTTTTCTTATTTTTTGG
This genomic stretch from Leptospira licerasiae serovar Varillal str. VAR 010 harbors:
- a CDS encoding AraC family transcriptional regulator codes for the protein MPPDAMGSHSYYNPGLWFQILWAITQFGTALGILMSLGQLVMEKKSALNRLLALIFLILGLIQGSFLLLVSGLYSEFPRLSLIQFPLIASVGPILFGIHNVSQDRDSDEISYLGLEKKHLVLPGLVWFAYFLGVLVLPQNWILEKISLFLRETGWNEGEILLSSPILILIFYIFLILKGSSDLLRWEVLQEEWTARILAFMVISTFVNLGFGAIYLSSKSPVFLLACSAMMGVSLCLAYLIGHKRPAFFQVLQEVSQATRQKYARSLLSGVNRHALKDSLTQLMEKEKLYRDEKLGLADLADELALSTHQVSELINQELGKNFSAFVNDYRIKEACELLQKEPDRSILDIAFEVGFATKSSFHRAFQKHTGKTPSEFRGS
- a CDS encoding fatty acid desaturase, which encodes MIAIAERATAQVPTKLYTRLSQKEKSKKIMKWIRFRDRKLRGKFEFLKHQDELGLTITLGSAAGMILFAGLYIVGVIPAWVCIVANGVLASILHEVEHDLIHNLYYKDNLKIQNFMFWMVWIFRGNTVSPWYRRMIHTLHHKVSGHKEDIEERLIGNGMKFGIKRFITMMDGNMSFLFQSHILRREAPKFKRSEITRSSWPYLVIYFHLWYNFLFINLFYIGNELLGKPVEIPAWLDTVRHFLNISAVVYTIPNWIRQTSIQIVSSNMHYYGDVKGLHDQTQVLNRWFLFPLHLFCFNFGSTHGIHHFVVNQPFYLRQAVAPFVHPAMKRYGIRFNDFGSIFRANRLGKEQVLAA
- a CDS encoding DMT family transporter, producing MQENRLRTYLEFQVSQILISGNVLFAQVLSYSPSLITWGRTLFAASLLGFVLWFRKRPFFFPTKKENWISFSLGVLLAFHWVTFFASAQEATIAVAVLTLFTHPVWTVLLEPLFFPSKIRSLDLALAVLVLFGMWILVPSFDLENKYLLGVGLGLASSWAMAFRNILTKKYLSGHGSTQVMFHQTAVTCFVLSPVLLFEDLFVGPKDWGLVVLLGVFFTAVGHTFYIKSVFRMKVKTAGLLSTVQPVYSAILAWAILQEVPRKEEFIGGAMILFAAAFESFRFRKKTE
- a CDS encoding glycosyl hydrolase family 67, with amino-acid sequence MLSLVDGSAPFFLESKEKHQNWSKAPLAHLEKFSLPSKKKHKRVRESFSRYTKRISKLGFNAISLDELCYLSERDFYPEDLKRKISSYRKKYKKLFKIASSQDLKVFITSDFFSVNDPILEYTDGNLDKITQLFKKSLEDLFSSFSEISGIVLRIGESDGVDVTGDFRSKLLLKTPKQANSFLKEILPIFEKHNKTLIFRTWTLGAYDIGDLIWNPNTYRKVFQNIQSKSLVISLKYGEGDFFRYLPINPLFFEDDKPKLLELQARREYEGFGEYPSFVGWMYERYRSELLGKANIAGISVWTQTGGWSSFKNITFLKRSSYWNELNTFVSVQLFTRPERSLEEILLKFYGKKNADLFLEFLELSEELILNLLYDPGFATQNFYLHRVRIPPILHITWDKITVSDPFRFLYSILNPDPKRSLQLGEEAFSKLSRMKKISEKLDLPYDSQFQKKTFKLILNARKLLYSENPALLAESKRLAKEYHKKYPKTFRFQFQASKSEPSRFLGFILKLFLRNRSRYRLRDKILFHPILRKIYYLVFLGIKNKLPDFINRQGMPVRELLQ
- the lsa20 gene encoding LIC11469 family lipoprotein adhesin Lsa20, which encodes MFRKVYLILFILSSLSLSCEKEKNSDPSFSLNLSGKKGGVPVRIDWIYKGFPGEMKIYELASQRPVQLWDTNTVSDLDLAPVSSLIEDSKLVLGPGETRKFALVYKNETKDKLYFFAAPHSVNPPEFGFGFKFKCLCVNHLFQVAPGAIWYRIVEIRTMPNWASDPFQITHTLVRVDPSQAKEWNNMGNHSHSDE